The Canis aureus isolate CA01 chromosome 24, VMU_Caureus_v.1.0, whole genome shotgun sequence genome includes a window with the following:
- the LOC144296572 gene encoding olfactory receptor 9S13-like — MPSHSNGNLSMAYFQDFVLEGFGGGLETQALLFAVFLALYMVTVLGNILMIIVITLDARLHSPMYFFLKNLSFVDLCYSSVIAPNALANFFSSSKVITFAGCATQFFFLSLLATTEGFLLGVMAYDRFMAICSPLRYPSTMCQSACTRLVLGAYCGGCFNSVVQTSFTFHLPFCSSNRINHFFCDVPPLLQIACGNTAINELLMFGICGFMIVGLALVILISYGYIIATILRMQSGAGRRKIFSTCGSHMTVVTLFFGTLFVMYAQPGAIESMEQGKVVSVFYTLVIPMLNPLIYSLRNKDVKEAVQRLGQKHMTM; from the coding sequence ATGCCATCCCACAGTAATGGAAACCTCTCCATGGcctactttcaagattttgtgcTGGAAGGATTTGGAGGTGGCCTTGAGACCCAGGCCCTGCTCTTTGCTGTGTTCCTGGCCCTGTATATGGTGACTGTACTGGGCAACATTCTCATGATCATTGTTATCACCCTGGATGCCCGCCTGCACTCCCCAATGTACTTCTTCCTAAAGAACCTCTCCTTTGTGGACTTGTGCTACTCATCTGTGATCGCCCCAAATGCACTGGCCAACTTCTTCTCCTCGTCCAAGGTCATCACCTTTGCAGGATGTGccactcagtttttctttttatctctgctGGCCACAACAGAAGGCTTCCTCCTGGGTGTCATGGCCTACGACCGCTTCATGGCCATCTGTAGCCCCTTGCGCTACCCTAGCACCATGTGCCAGTCTGCCTGCACTCGCCTGGTGCTGGGCGCCTACTGTGGAGGCTGCTTCAACTCTGTTGTGCAGACCAGCTTCACATTCCACCTCCCATTCTGCAGCTCCAACCGCATCAACCACTTCTTCTGTGATGTGCCCCCTCTGCTCCAGATCGCCTGTGGCAATACGGCCATCAATGAACTTCTCATGTTTGGCATCTGTGGGTTCATGATTGTGGGTTTGGCACTTGTGATCCTCATCTCCTATGGCTACATCATAGCTACCATCCTGAGGATGCAGTCAGGAGCTGGGAGACGCAAGATCTTCTCCACCTGTGGCTCCCACATGACTGTAGTAACTCTCTTTTTTGGGACTCTCTTTGTCATGTATGCCCAGCCAGGAGCAATTGAGTCCATGGAGCAGGGCAAGGTGGTCTCTGTCTTCTACACGCTGGTCATCCCAATGCTCAATCCTCTCATCTACAGTCTGCGAAACAAGGATGTGAAGGAGGCTGTGCAGAGGCTGGGCCAGAAACACATGACCATGTGA